A stretch of DNA from Pseudomonas sp. HN11:
CGAAAGCGGCGGCGGACGGCTTGCTCGCCGCGTACCTGACGGCGGAGGGGCTGAGCGGTGCGCGCAATATTCTAGAGGGCGATCAAGGGCTGGCGGCGGGCATGTCCAGTGACGCCGAACCTGCCAAGTTGTCTGCCGACCTTGGCAGCCGCTGGGCGTTGCTGGAAACCTCGTTCAAGTTTCACGCGTCGTGCCGCCATACCCATCCTGCCGCCGACGCGTTGTTAGACCTGATGCAACGCGAAGGCCTGCATGCCGAACAGATCGCCCGCGTGGAAACCCGCGTGCATCAAGGCGCCATCGATGTGCTCGGGCGCGTCAACGTGCCCGCCTCTGTGCATCAGGCCAAGTTTTCCATGGGCACCGTGCTGGGCCTGATCGCCGTGCATGGCAAGGCCGGGCTCACAGAGTTCCATGAGCTGGCGTTGACCGACCTGGCCGTCGCCACCTTCCGTGACAAAGTCAGCATGACCCTCGACCCCGAAGTCGATGGCGCGTATCCCCAACGCTGGCTGGGCCGAGTCACCGTCACCACACTGGATGGCCGCACATTGCACGGCGCCATCGACGAACCCAAGGGCGATCCGGGCAACACCCTGAACCGTGCGGAGCTGGCCGACAAATTCCTGCGCCTCACCCAGTTCAGCAACGCCCGCACATCGGCCCAGGCCAATGCCCTGATCGACAAGGTCTGGGACCTGCGCAACGCCGCATCCATGGCCGACTGGCTTTGAGGAACCGTCATGACTAACCCTAGACCGCTGGACGGCATCACCGTTGTCAGCCTGGAACACGCGATTGCCGCGCCATTCTGCACCCGTCAATTGGCCGACCTGGGCGCCCGGGTGATCAAGGTCGAGCGCCCCGGTGCCGGCGACTTTGCCCGTGGCTACGATGAGCGTGTGCGCGGCCTGGCCTCGCATTTCGTGTGGACCAACCGCTCCAAGGAAAGCCTGACCCTGGACCTCAAGCAGGACGAGGCCGGTACTATTCTCGAGACGTTGCTGGCCGATGCCGATGTGCTGGTGCAGAACCTGGCGCCTGGCGCCGCCGCGCGCATGGGCCTGTCGTTCGAGACGCTGCATGAGCGCTTCCCACGCCTGATCGTCTGCGATATTTCCGGCTATGGCGAAGGCGGGCCCTACGAGAAGAAGAAGGCCTACGACCTGCTGATCCAGAGCGAGGGTGGGTTTCTCTCCGTCACCGGCGGCCCTGGCGAAGACCAGATGGCCAAGGCCGGTTGTTCCATCGCCGACATTTCGGCGGGCATGTATGCCTACAGCGGCATCCTCTCGGCGCTGCTGCTGCGTGGCAAGACCGGGAAGGGCAGCCGCATCGACGTGAGCATGCTTGAAAGTCTGGTGGAATGGATGGGTTACCCGATGTACTACGCGTTCGATGGTGCACCCCAGCCACCGCGAGCCGGGGCGGCGCATTCGACGATCTACCCCTACGGGCCGTTTCCCACTGGTGACGGCGGCACAGTGATGCTCGGCCTGCAGAACGAACGCGAATGGGCGGCGTTCTGCGACAAGGTACTGCTCACCCCGGCGTTGGCGACCGACGAGCGTTTCTCCGCCAATTTCAAGCGCTCGGCGAACCGCGAAATGCTGCGCCGGATCATTGTCGACAGCTTCGCTCAGTTGGATGCCGAGGCGGTGATCCGGCGCCTGGAAGACGCGCAGATTGCCAGCGCCCGCGTTAACGATATGCAAGGCGTATGGGAACACCCGCAACTCAAGGCGCGAGACAGCTGGCGCGAGGTTGACAGCCCGGCCGGTCCGTTGCCGTCGTTGCTGCCGCCGGCACGCAATGCTGCCTTCACCCCGCGCATGGACGCTGTTCCAGGCTTGGGGCAACACAGCCAGGGCATTCTCGACAGGCTCGGTTACTCGGCGGACGCCATCGACGGCCTGCGCGCGCGCGGCGTTATCTAACAATAAGGAATTCAACAGATGCCCAAGCCATTGGTACGTTCGGCGTTGTTTGTGCCCGGTAGCCGACCGGAGCGATTCTCCAAAGCCTTGGCCAGTGGTGCCGACGCGGTAATCGTGGATTTCGAGGATGCGGTGGAAGAACCGCTCAAGCGCCAGGCGCGGGATAACCTTGGGGCGTTTTTGACGGCCAACCCCGCCGACCAGGTGTGGGTGCGTATCAACGCACCGGAACATGCCGAGCATTTTGAGGATGTGGCGTTCTGCAAGGCTCATCCCAATGTGGCCGGCGTCCTGTTGCCGAAGGTCGAAAGCGCGGCGCAGGTTGCGGTAGTGGCGGCAACCGGCAAAGTCATCTGGCCGATCATCGAGAGCGCGCGCGGTTTGCTGGCGGTGGCCGAGATCGCCCATGCAGCGCAGGTGGAACGCCTGTCATTCGGCGGCCTGGACCTGGCGCTGGACCTCAACTTGAGCAGCAATTCCCCGGCCGCCCAGTTCGCCCTGGACCAGGCGCGCCTGGCGCTGATCGTGCATTCCCGCGCGGCGGGACTGGTTGCACCGCTGGACGGCGTGCACCCGGCCATCGATGACCCTGAAGGCCTGCGCCGCTCGATCCGGCATGCCTATGAAATGGGGTTTGCCGGCGCGTTGTGTATCCACCCCAAGCAGGTGGCAGTGATTCACCAGGCGTTGGCGCCGAGCGCCGAAGACTTGGCCTGGGCCCGGCGGGTAGTGGATGCCGGTGCCCATGGGGCAGGGGCCTATCAGATCGATGGGCAGATGGTGGACGCGCCGGTGTTGCTGAGGGCGCAACGGCTGTTGGCGGCTCA
This window harbors:
- a CDS encoding MmgE/PrpD family protein, which gives rise to MSHTQALCRFLAELDYAQLPEDVLARTEELYLDWLASALASKGAHPIPLFERYAQKMGPSSGPAQVIVNGGSSSAYFAALVNAASSHLVEQDDLHNSSVLHPATVVFPAALAAAQDLGKSGRDVLLASVAGYEAGIRIGEFMGRSHYRIFHTTATVGTLAAAVAVGKLLGFNEEQFINLLGSAGTQAAGLWEFLRDAADSKQLHTAKAAADGLLAAYLTAEGLSGARNILEGDQGLAAGMSSDAEPAKLSADLGSRWALLETSFKFHASCRHTHPAADALLDLMQREGLHAEQIARVETRVHQGAIDVLGRVNVPASVHQAKFSMGTVLGLIAVHGKAGLTEFHELALTDLAVATFRDKVSMTLDPEVDGAYPQRWLGRVTVTTLDGRTLHGAIDEPKGDPGNTLNRAELADKFLRLTQFSNARTSAQANALIDKVWDLRNAASMADWL
- a CDS encoding CaiB/BaiF CoA transferase family protein, giving the protein MTNPRPLDGITVVSLEHAIAAPFCTRQLADLGARVIKVERPGAGDFARGYDERVRGLASHFVWTNRSKESLTLDLKQDEAGTILETLLADADVLVQNLAPGAAARMGLSFETLHERFPRLIVCDISGYGEGGPYEKKKAYDLLIQSEGGFLSVTGGPGEDQMAKAGCSIADISAGMYAYSGILSALLLRGKTGKGSRIDVSMLESLVEWMGYPMYYAFDGAPQPPRAGAAHSTIYPYGPFPTGDGGTVMLGLQNEREWAAFCDKVLLTPALATDERFSANFKRSANREMLRRIIVDSFAQLDAEAVIRRLEDAQIASARVNDMQGVWEHPQLKARDSWREVDSPAGPLPSLLPPARNAAFTPRMDAVPGLGQHSQGILDRLGYSADAIDGLRARGVI
- a CDS encoding HpcH/HpaI aldolase/citrate lyase family protein — protein: MPKPLVRSALFVPGSRPERFSKALASGADAVIVDFEDAVEEPLKRQARDNLGAFLTANPADQVWVRINAPEHAEHFEDVAFCKAHPNVAGVLLPKVESAAQVAVVAATGKVIWPIIESARGLLAVAEIAHAAQVERLSFGGLDLALDLNLSSNSPAAQFALDQARLALIVHSRAAGLVAPLDGVHPAIDDPEGLRRSIRHAYEMGFAGALCIHPKQVAVIHQALAPSAEDLAWARRVVDAGAHGAGAYQIDGQMVDAPVLLRAQRLLAAQL